A single window of bacterium DNA harbors:
- a CDS encoding DUF937 domain-containing protein has translation MDMMDLLKGANSILGDKSGEVNIGNLAGSVLGMMSKDKGGIGGLLEQFQNNGLGDVAKSWVSTGNNLPVSPEQLLGVFGQEKVSALAEESGMDLQKFLPILTAALPVIVDKLTPDGEVNDKSATMLEQGLGLLSMFAKK, from the coding sequence ATGGATATGATGGATTTGCTGAAAGGCGCGAACAGCATTCTTGGTGATAAGTCGGGTGAGGTGAACATTGGCAACCTCGCGGGTTCAGTTTTAGGCATGATGTCGAAGGACAAAGGCGGCATCGGCGGACTTCTGGAGCAGTTTCAGAACAACGGACTGGGCGATGTGGCCAAGTCATGGGTGAGCACGGGAAACAATTTGCCGGTATCTCCGGAGCAGTTGCTCGGTGTATTCGGTCAGGAGAAGGTCAGTGCGCTGGCCGAAGAGTCCGGGATGGACTTACAGAAGTTCCTGCCGATTTTGACGGCGGCGCTGCCGGTAATTGTTGACAAACTTACTCCCGACGGAGAGGTCAACGACAAGAGTGCAACAATGCTCGAACAGGGATTGGGACTGCTGAGCATGTTTGCAAAGAAATAG
- a CDS encoding aldehyde dehydrogenase family protein translates to MATATDKKKKVSPNGGKSKTKVYQNFIAGKWCDGSNGEIIENRNPAQWSDLIGTFPHSPKEDVDRAVKSAQKAFKTWRLVPAPQKAKLFYRLVDILNERKEQYAFDMTREMGKPIFETRGDVQEAIDTAVYAVGEGYRMFGKTVPSELNNKFNMTIRMPIGVCGLISPWNFPMAIPSWKIIPALMCGNTVVFKPAEMTPLSAHNLVEAILDAGFPPEIINIVHGSGKEVGTRIVSHPDIPVISFTGSSAVGKVIGREAAGMLKRVSMELGGKNAQIVMNDADIDHAVDCAIWGGFGTTGQRCTATSRVICEEGIHDLFVEKYIKAAKKLKIGYGNDEGITMGPCVSESQRKTVMEYVEIGKKEGATLAYGGKALTKGEHADGWFHEPTIFTDVKPTMRIAKEEIFGPVVSVLKIKTFDEALKVCNDIEYGLSSAVFTKDVDRAFRAFRDIESGITYINAATIGAEAHMPFGGMKATGNGHREGGWEVYEFYSETKACYIDYSGKLQRAQIDD, encoded by the coding sequence GTGGCAACAGCGACAGATAAGAAGAAGAAGGTCAGCCCAAACGGCGGCAAGAGCAAAACGAAAGTTTATCAGAATTTTATCGCGGGCAAATGGTGCGACGGTTCCAACGGCGAAATCATTGAGAATCGGAATCCGGCGCAATGGTCGGACTTGATTGGCACATTTCCCCACAGCCCGAAGGAAGATGTGGACCGTGCAGTGAAGTCGGCGCAGAAGGCTTTCAAGACATGGCGGCTGGTTCCCGCACCGCAGAAGGCCAAGCTGTTTTACAGACTTGTGGACATTCTGAACGAGCGCAAGGAACAATACGCGTTTGACATGACGCGCGAAATGGGCAAACCCATATTCGAGACTCGCGGCGATGTTCAGGAGGCGATTGACACCGCAGTGTACGCCGTGGGAGAAGGTTACCGCATGTTCGGGAAGACGGTACCGTCGGAATTAAATAACAAGTTTAACATGACGATTCGCATGCCGATTGGGGTGTGTGGATTGATTTCGCCGTGGAATTTCCCGATGGCCATACCGTCCTGGAAGATTATTCCGGCGCTGATGTGCGGGAACACCGTGGTGTTCAAGCCGGCCGAAATGACTCCGCTTTCCGCGCACAATTTGGTCGAGGCAATTCTGGACGCGGGCTTCCCGCCGGAAATCATAAACATCGTTCACGGCTCAGGCAAGGAAGTGGGCACACGTATCGTGTCTCATCCGGACATTCCGGTGATTTCGTTCACGGGGTCATCGGCGGTGGGCAAGGTGATTGGCCGGGAAGCCGCGGGCATGTTGAAGCGGGTTTCGATGGAGCTTGGCGGCAAGAACGCGCAGATAGTCATGAACGACGCCGATATCGATCACGCGGTGGACTGCGCGATTTGGGGCGGCTTCGGCACGACGGGACAGCGCTGCACGGCGACGTCGCGCGTGATTTGCGAAGAGGGAATTCACGATTTGTTTGTTGAAAAATACATCAAGGCGGCCAAGAAACTGAAAATCGGCTACGGCAATGACGAAGGCATCACCATGGGGCCGTGCGTGAGCGAAAGCCAGCGCAAGACGGTGATGGAGTATGTCGAAATCGGCAAAAAGGAGGGCGCAACCCTCGCCTACGGCGGCAAGGCTCTGACGAAGGGTGAGCATGCGGACGGCTGGTTCCACGAGCCGACGATTTTCACCGATGTCAAGCCGACGATGCGCATCGCGAAGGAGGAGATATTCGGGCCGGTGGTATCCGTGCTGAAGATCAAGACGTTTGACGAGGCTCTGAAGGTCTGCAACGACATCGAATACGGCTTGTCGAGCGCGGTGTTCACGAAAGACGTTGACCGTGCGTTCCGTGCCTTCCGTGATATCGAGAGCGGCATAACGTACATCAATGCGGCGACTATCGGAGCGGAAGCGCATATGCCGTTCGGCGGCATGAAAGCCACCGGCAACGGCCACCGCGAAGGCGGCTGGGAGGTCTACGAATTCTATTCAGAGACCAAGGCCTGTTACATTGACTACTCAGGCAAGCTGCAAAGAGCGCAGATTGACGACTGA
- a CDS encoding dicarboxylate/amino acid:cation symporter, with amino-acid sequence MSLHKKILIGLIVGIVGGMIANLTIGDSAGLDKAIRYFFSPVGQIFLRLIFMTVIPLIFCALALGVAELGDAKALGRIGIRTFAFTVVATSISVLVGITAANWIEPGAGLDEGARESLMQAMTGKTVTSAVENAGKSKDWVQTILDIIPRNPLADAAMAFEDGYQGGGILALMFFALFVGVALALVRSERTRVFEEWLSGFYEVVMKMITLAMKLAPYGVAALVFSVVAKLGVDVVFILGKFVAVVLGVLALQFFGVYGFVLRFFVKVNPWKFFHRMRDVILTAFSTSSSNVTLPTALRVAEEELKLPPKISRFVLTLGATANQNGTALYEGIVVLFLAQFFGVDLSIGQQATVVFAAIIAGIGTAGVPGGSLPVIVLILQSVGVPGEGIGIILGVDRILDMSRTVINVTGDMTCAAYVASAEGNPVMKDE; translated from the coding sequence ATGTCATTGCACAAGAAGATATTGATCGGCTTAATCGTCGGCATCGTCGGCGGAATGATTGCAAATCTGACGATAGGGGACTCGGCGGGTCTTGACAAGGCCATCCGTTATTTTTTCTCCCCTGTCGGACAGATATTCCTGCGGCTGATTTTCATGACGGTGATACCACTTATCTTTTGTGCATTGGCGCTGGGAGTTGCCGAGCTGGGAGACGCGAAAGCCCTGGGTCGAATAGGGATACGGACGTTTGCATTTACGGTTGTGGCGACGTCAATTTCCGTGCTGGTGGGGATAACAGCGGCAAACTGGATAGAGCCGGGTGCGGGACTGGACGAAGGTGCGCGGGAATCCTTGATGCAGGCAATGACAGGCAAGACAGTCACGTCGGCAGTCGAGAACGCGGGCAAGAGCAAGGATTGGGTGCAGACGATACTGGACATCATACCGCGCAATCCGTTGGCCGACGCAGCCATGGCGTTTGAAGACGGGTATCAAGGCGGCGGGATTCTGGCACTGATGTTCTTTGCGCTGTTCGTGGGCGTGGCGTTGGCCTTGGTGCGCTCGGAGCGGACAAGAGTATTTGAGGAGTGGCTGAGCGGATTCTATGAAGTTGTGATGAAGATGATTACACTGGCGATGAAGCTTGCGCCTTACGGCGTGGCGGCGCTGGTGTTCAGTGTGGTGGCAAAACTTGGCGTGGATGTGGTGTTTATCCTGGGGAAATTCGTGGCCGTTGTACTGGGAGTGCTGGCACTGCAGTTTTTCGGAGTCTACGGATTTGTGCTGCGGTTTTTCGTGAAGGTGAATCCGTGGAAGTTTTTTCACCGAATGCGGGACGTGATTCTTACGGCATTCTCGACGAGTTCATCCAATGTGACTTTGCCGACAGCATTGCGGGTTGCGGAAGAGGAGTTGAAGCTTCCGCCGAAGATATCGCGATTCGTGTTAACACTCGGCGCGACGGCCAATCAGAACGGAACGGCGCTGTACGAGGGAATCGTCGTGTTATTTCTGGCGCAATTTTTCGGAGTGGATCTGTCCATCGGCCAACAGGCGACGGTCGTGTTTGCAGCGATTATCGCGGGAATCGGCACTGCCGGAGTGCCCGGCGGATCCTTGCCTGTAATAGTCTTGATACTTCAATCGGTGGGAGTCCCCGGTGAAGGAATCGGCATCATCCTCGGTGTGGACAGAATTTTGGATATGTCAAGAACCGTCATCAACGTTACGGGCGACATGACGTGCGCGGCCTATGTCGCCAGCGCAGAGGGAAATCCGGTGATGAAGGACGAGTGA
- a CDS encoding right-handed parallel beta-helix repeat-containing protein: MALLLLLAIGGVVSIARSEALSVRGAVSGVWGTPADTVVIDSFAWVPAAETLWISPGMVVAFSGRFSLVINGTLLAIGENDDSIRVHRLPYHASDGHLGLRFRNTATVSRLNKVVFEDGFANSGNEERYGGALELYFAEVEMDSCSFFGNRARIDGGAIYSREAGTLTIRDCEFIGDSTRFGAGGAVLARTSGTVTIERCRFVDNKAITSGGAVVTESGVTPRISECYFADNFAFQRGGALWLRSVPAAGYVRGSVIESSTADQGGGIYLDNARGVIESCSIRTCTARVGGGIAARGTNNTTTISRTVITGNAATEDGGGLYFVESARSITANSVVSGNSAVRGGGAFCASGTAPEFRFETISGNFADEGSALHFAGAGRVISSIITGGDSLIHFAQFAVPQLSFTNVYAVGGLELTGFVPDGLLDDSQLNVALVPCDSLRNIRQDPDFADAGAGDFRLTNESSCLFGADTSFAGGLDFAGAARISPDGSWPDMGAFESDAVLPHGEHCGPQWGVWYPGDYIIGCTVRVEPGDTLVLMGGSRLLFAPGAGLEIEGTLLAFGTARDSILFDRYFELPGSTWEGVRIAGSTVSHLDYCTIQGVAGEPALEISTGGAAIENCRFTNNTNPDGCGGAICSRTLMAVTLEECRFDENTAKHGGAVCISGGSGRIAKCEFAGNSAVAESDDQESLGGALHCTGGTIIDRCSFTRNQAEGGGAVYSECGIISNSSFDSCSAVIGGAILQRNSPAVFEQLEFRFNRASEGSGAVYIDGTECSDFGSVYRGNSSFFGGAIGVDSGVYSGDSLLCLDNSADAGGGVLWIGGSGFAQLSNSELYRNRAEDGGAVYADGGGIDFEYCLLDSNNATRVGGGVYLAGSGMIARKCTFVNNTAPPLGGLIHARGNAFVTANSSLFAGNEDFVLVPSDETSLEFTFCLSDGSFGSAVDSMGMPQRVNFNGDSCDFGFNLIGEPDFVDFAARDYRLLENSLAVHAGDSMLPNDRDGTRSDIGLYSGERPYALPRPFNLTTPLQAQRIHTRDVVEFAWNESRDDDPGDRVTYQLRLVGESINMTFDTQEERTLPMNIEAGEYTWWVVASSLRPDTSRVSFEVRQLVVYDSIAAATESGLPMVFGVELNGPNPFNSTTQLRLALPRPARVVVEVHDVLGRQATHGEYEFSAGVHYVGIDGSHWGSGVYWATVTTVENRSRVKLLLVK; encoded by the coding sequence TTGGCACTTTTGCTTCTGCTGGCGATTGGAGGAGTAGTTTCAATCGCGCGCAGTGAAGCTCTCTCCGTTCGCGGCGCTGTGTCAGGTGTATGGGGCACTCCGGCGGATACGGTGGTGATAGACAGTTTTGCGTGGGTTCCCGCTGCTGAGACTTTATGGATTTCGCCCGGAATGGTTGTGGCCTTTTCCGGGCGATTTTCGTTGGTAATCAACGGGACGCTGCTGGCAATCGGCGAAAACGACGACTCGATCCGTGTGCATCGATTGCCGTATCATGCGAGTGACGGACATTTAGGACTTCGGTTTCGCAACACGGCAACGGTGTCACGATTGAACAAGGTGGTGTTCGAAGACGGCTTTGCCAATTCGGGCAATGAAGAGCGCTACGGCGGCGCACTTGAGCTGTATTTTGCCGAAGTTGAAATGGACTCGTGTTCGTTCTTCGGGAATCGGGCGCGCATTGACGGCGGCGCAATCTACTCGCGGGAAGCGGGGACTCTGACGATACGGGATTGCGAGTTTATCGGAGACAGCACGCGGTTCGGCGCGGGGGGTGCGGTGCTGGCGCGGACGAGCGGAACGGTGACGATTGAGCGGTGCAGGTTTGTTGACAACAAGGCGATTACAAGCGGCGGAGCAGTAGTGACGGAGAGCGGAGTGACCCCGCGAATCAGTGAGTGTTACTTCGCGGACAATTTTGCGTTTCAGCGCGGCGGCGCACTGTGGCTGCGCTCAGTTCCAGCGGCGGGTTACGTGCGCGGAAGCGTGATAGAGAGCAGCACGGCAGACCAAGGCGGCGGAATCTATCTTGATAACGCCAGAGGAGTGATCGAGTCGTGCTCCATTCGAACATGCACGGCGCGAGTGGGCGGAGGGATTGCAGCGCGCGGGACGAACAACACAACGACGATCTCCCGCACGGTGATTACGGGAAACGCAGCGACCGAGGATGGCGGAGGTTTGTATTTTGTCGAGAGCGCGCGGAGCATCACTGCAAATTCGGTGGTGAGCGGGAACAGCGCAGTGCGGGGCGGCGGCGCATTCTGCGCGAGCGGAACTGCTCCGGAGTTTCGGTTCGAGACAATAAGCGGAAACTTCGCGGATGAGGGCTCTGCTTTACATTTCGCGGGAGCCGGACGGGTGATAAGTTCCATTATCACAGGCGGGGATTCGCTTATACATTTTGCGCAGTTTGCGGTACCGCAGCTTTCGTTTACAAACGTGTATGCCGTTGGCGGCCTCGAATTGACGGGCTTCGTGCCGGACGGACTATTGGATGACTCGCAACTCAACGTTGCGCTCGTGCCGTGCGACTCGCTGCGAAATATCAGGCAAGACCCTGACTTTGCCGATGCAGGCGCGGGAGATTTTCGACTCACGAATGAGAGTTCTTGTTTGTTCGGCGCGGACACGAGTTTTGCCGGAGGTTTGGATTTTGCCGGAGCCGCGCGGATATCACCGGACGGAAGCTGGCCGGATATGGGAGCTTTTGAGAGTGACGCGGTATTGCCGCATGGCGAGCATTGCGGACCGCAATGGGGTGTTTGGTATCCGGGAGACTATATCATTGGCTGCACGGTGCGTGTAGAGCCGGGTGACACGCTGGTGCTGATGGGCGGGTCGCGGCTGCTGTTTGCACCGGGGGCGGGGCTGGAAATTGAAGGAACACTGTTGGCCTTCGGAACCGCGCGGGATTCAATTCTGTTTGACAGATATTTTGAGCTGCCGGGCTCGACGTGGGAGGGAGTTCGCATCGCGGGCAGCACGGTATCGCATCTTGATTACTGCACAATACAGGGCGTAGCGGGTGAGCCTGCACTTGAGATTTCAACGGGCGGCGCGGCAATAGAGAATTGCAGATTCACGAACAACACGAATCCTGACGGATGCGGCGGAGCAATCTGCTCGCGGACTTTGATGGCTGTCACACTGGAGGAATGCCGATTTGACGAGAATACGGCGAAGCATGGCGGCGCGGTTTGCATCAGCGGCGGAAGCGGACGGATTGCGAAGTGTGAGTTTGCAGGAAATTCTGCGGTTGCGGAATCGGATGACCAGGAGTCACTGGGCGGCGCGCTGCATTGCACAGGCGGAACCATTATCGACAGGTGCAGTTTCACGAGGAATCAGGCGGAGGGCGGCGGAGCGGTGTACAGCGAGTGCGGGATAATCTCGAACAGTTCATTTGACTCGTGCAGCGCGGTCATCGGAGGTGCGATTCTGCAGCGAAATTCTCCGGCGGTATTTGAACAGCTGGAGTTTCGGTTTAACAGAGCGAGTGAGGGCAGCGGCGCGGTGTACATTGACGGGACAGAGTGCAGCGACTTCGGAAGTGTCTACAGGGGAAACAGCTCGTTTTTTGGCGGAGCAATCGGTGTTGACAGCGGCGTGTACTCGGGAGACTCGCTTCTTTGTCTTGACAATAGCGCGGACGCCGGCGGCGGTGTGCTGTGGATTGGCGGCAGCGGATTCGCGCAGCTCTCCAACTCTGAATTGTACCGAAATCGCGCGGAAGACGGCGGCGCGGTCTATGCGGACGGAGGCGGAATCGACTTTGAGTATTGCTTGCTGGACAGCAATAACGCCACGCGAGTCGGCGGCGGAGTGTACCTGGCGGGCAGCGGGATGATAGCCAGGAAATGTACGTTCGTCAACAACACGGCACCGCCCCTTGGTGGACTCATTCACGCCAGAGGAAATGCATTTGTGACCGCGAATTCGTCTCTGTTTGCAGGGAATGAGGACTTCGTTCTCGTTCCCAGTGATGAAACGAGTCTGGAGTTTACGTTTTGTCTTAGTGACGGCAGCTTTGGAAGCGCCGTGGATTCAATGGGAATGCCGCAACGAGTGAATTTCAACGGAGACTCTTGTGATTTTGGATTCAATCTCATCGGGGAACCGGATTTCGTGGACTTCGCCGCAAGGGATTACCGCTTACTTGAGAACTCGCTTGCCGTGCACGCGGGAGATTCGATGCTTCCTAACGACAGGGACGGAACGCGGTCTGATATTGGATTGTATTCGGGAGAGAGACCTTACGCGCTTCCGCGTCCGTTCAATTTGACCACGCCGCTTCAAGCGCAACGCATTCACACGAGAGATGTCGTTGAATTTGCGTGGAACGAATCGCGGGACGATGACCCGGGCGACCGGGTGACCTACCAGCTTCGTCTGGTCGGGGAGTCGATAAACATGACTTTTGACACGCAGGAGGAACGCACGCTTCCGATGAATATAGAGGCAGGCGAATACACGTGGTGGGTGGTTGCCTCGTCACTGCGTCCGGACACGAGCCGCGTGAGTTTCGAAGTGCGGCAACTGGTGGTTTACGATTCGATTGCAGCGGCGACAGAGAGCGGTCTGCCAATGGTATTCGGTGTGGAGTTGAACGGCCCGAATCCGTTTAACAGCACGACGCAATTGCGGCTGGCTCTTCCCCGCCCTGCCCGTGTCGTTGTGGAGGTTCATGATGTTCTGGGACGGCAAGCGACTCATGGTGAGTATGAGTTCAGCGCCGGTGTGCATTATGTCGGGATTGACGGAAGCCATTGGGGTTCCGGGGTCTATTGGGCAACGGTAACAACGGTGGAGAACCGGTCGCGGGTGAAGCTATTGCTGGTTAAATAA